One Clostridium estertheticum DNA segment encodes these proteins:
- a CDS encoding CD3324 family protein has product MKYENGEDIFPEQLLRQIQKYVSGKLVYIPSGAKRREWGETSGYKQYLLERNRNILNKFNDGISIEQLSDEYYLSCDSIKKIVYSKKEGFIMEYKCTLSSSQNYAKKGKLEEWLHTYLLSDGHNKGFSDGLKLFDRYFLGPIKMPLSLFSRCCGPEAYMKYRVNADWFEQHVTKLESVIQSEKDMPPLIVHFVDGQFELNDGNHRFEAYSRLGVKEYYVIVWITEKHEYDLFLSKYSEYLA; this is encoded by the coding sequence ATGAAATATGAAAACGGTGAGGATATTTTCCCTGAACAATTGCTCAGACAAATACAAAAATATGTATCAGGAAAACTCGTCTATATTCCATCAGGTGCCAAAAGACGTGAATGGGGGGAGACTTCTGGATATAAACAGTATTTACTTGAACGCAATCGTAATATCCTAAATAAATTCAATGATGGAATCAGTATTGAACAATTATCCGATGAATACTATCTTTCCTGCGATTCAATTAAGAAAATTGTTTATTCAAAAAAGGAGGGATTCATTATGGAATACAAGTGTACGTTATCATCATCTCAGAACTATGCAAAAAAAGGAAAACTTGAGGAGTGGCTCCACACCTATCTGCTATCAGATGGACATAATAAAGGATTTTCAGATGGACTAAAACTTTTTGATAGGTATTTTTTAGGACCAATAAAAATGCCTTTATCACTTTTTTCTCGTTGTTGTGGTCCAGAAGCATATATGAAATACAGAGTAAATGCAGATTGGTTTGAACAGCATGTTACAAAACTGGAAAGTGTTATTCAAAGCGAAAAAGATATGCCACCACTTATAGTTCATTTTGTGGATGGACAATTTGAGTTGAACGATGGAAACCATAGATTTGAAGCATACTCACGATTAGGTGTAAAAGAGTATTATGTAATTGTTTGGATAACTGAAAAGCATGAGTATGACCTGTTTTTGTCTAAATACTCCGAATATTTGGCCTAG
- a CDS encoding M56 family metallopeptidase: MVLVISIFKWVLYSTALASLLSLIILAFKFLIKDKLGVRWHYAIWLIVVIRLLIPYGLESSLSVFNIINLKSTTITQVPYSINNKAIKMFNNKEKDINVAPNLITSNIQTNTSNTNQSPVYLQLISCLWLLVVILIGSYTIVMTLKLKARFKKGHVCINEDVLLLLLQCKKKLNIKSHIKIINTNEIKTPCIYGFIKPNLLLPSGIENYVDKNELEFIILHELAHVKRLDIIVSCLSGILQIIHWFNPIIWYSFYRMRNDKELACDALVLSHVKCGDYINYGKTIIKLLESYKKTPQVYGMSSIISDKSQIKRRITMISLFKKNSYKWTIIPIVTLTLFGGVMLTNAKNKPVLADNKYKQVSKAITTLSNVSKISIERYNTSNGKTFTGNLLIIKDPTRVKVGYSNKLGEQGELTSQIAQDNGAIAAVNAGDFDQFNKKASPLGLIMRDGKLIFNDIADNNSKTDIVAFTNKGVLLVGKYSLNELNKLNATEAVSSGPAPALIVNGKPTITQGDGGWGIAPRTAIGQKNDGSVILLTIDGRSVKSIGATLLDVQNILLQYGAINASNLDGGSSSTMYYNGKVINNPCGGLIESGDVIANDPDNKGEIKVVSTFMVLP; the protein is encoded by the coding sequence ATGGTGTTGGTTATATCTATTTTTAAATGGGTATTATATTCAACTGCTTTGGCAAGTCTTTTAAGCTTAATAATTCTTGCCTTTAAGTTCCTTATTAAAGACAAGTTAGGCGTGAGGTGGCATTATGCTATTTGGCTAATTGTTGTAATTAGATTATTAATTCCATATGGACTAGAAAGTTCATTAAGTGTTTTTAATATTATAAATTTAAAAAGCACAACTATTACACAAGTACCTTATTCAATAAATAACAAGGCAATCAAAATGTTTAATAATAAAGAGAAAGATATAAATGTAGCTCCCAATCTTATTACGTCAAATATACAAACAAATACATCTAATACTAATCAGAGTCCGGTATATTTACAATTGATAAGTTGTCTGTGGTTACTGGTCGTTATTCTAATTGGTTCTTATACAATTGTAATGACGTTGAAGTTAAAGGCCAGGTTTAAGAAGGGTCACGTGTGTATTAATGAGGACGTTTTACTTCTTTTATTACAGTGCAAAAAAAAGTTAAATATAAAATCTCATATAAAAATCATAAATACTAACGAAATTAAAACACCCTGCATTTATGGGTTTATAAAGCCTAATTTGCTACTACCAAGTGGTATTGAGAACTATGTTGATAAAAACGAATTAGAATTTATAATCTTACATGAATTAGCCCATGTAAAACGGCTCGATATAATAGTAAGCTGCTTATCAGGAATACTCCAAATAATACACTGGTTTAATCCTATCATATGGTATTCATTTTATAGAATGCGTAATGACAAGGAACTCGCTTGTGATGCATTAGTCTTATCTCATGTTAAATGCGGTGACTATATAAATTACGGTAAAACTATTATAAAGTTGTTAGAAAGTTATAAAAAGACTCCGCAGGTTTATGGGATGTCATCTATTATAAGTGATAAATCTCAAATTAAAAGGAGAATTACTATGATTTCTTTATTTAAGAAAAATTCTTATAAGTGGACAATCATTCCTATTGTAACATTAACCTTATTCGGTGGAGTAATGCTTACTAATGCTAAAAATAAACCAGTGCTTGCGGATAATAAATATAAACAGGTTTCAAAAGCTATCACAACTTTAAGTAACGTTAGTAAAATAAGCATTGAAAGGTATAATACTTCAAATGGAAAAACGTTCACAGGAAATCTACTTATCATTAAAGACCCAACAAGAGTTAAAGTTGGATATAGTAATAAACTAGGAGAGCAGGGGGAACTAACAAGTCAGATAGCCCAAGATAATGGTGCTATAGCAGCTGTTAACGCAGGAGATTTTGATCAGTTTAACAAAAAAGCATCCCCATTAGGACTTATAATGCGGGATGGAAAGCTTATTTTTAATGATATAGCAGACAATAATAGTAAAACAGATATAGTTGCGTTTACAAACAAAGGGGTCCTTCTAGTTGGTAAATATTCATTAAATGAATTAAATAAGCTTAATGCAACAGAAGCCGTTAGTTCTGGACCTGCACCTGCACTTATAGTTAATGGCAAACCCACAATTACACAAGGTGATGGGGGATGGGGCATTGCTCCAAGAACAGCTATAGGACAGAAAAACGATGGTTCAGTAATTTTATTAACCATTGATGGTAGAAGTGTTAAATCTATAGGCGCTACATTACTCGATGTACAAAATATACTTTTACAGTATGGCGCTATAAATGCATCTAATCTTGATGGAGGAAGTTCATCAACTATGTACTATAACGGAAAAGTAATTAATAACCCCTGCGGAGGACTAATTGAAAGTGGAGATGTAATAGCTAATGATCCAGACAATAAAGGAGAAATAAAAGTAGTATCTACTTTTATGGTATTGCCTTAA
- a CDS encoding BlaI/MecI/CopY family transcriptional regulator translates to MINASKISNSEWEVMKCVWGNNICTANGIVDALSKNTDWKANTIRTLINRLVKKEVLGYTIDKKDKKTYYYFPLLSENECIKAESESFINRVFNGSLNGMIANFLNESKLSDAEIKELKNILDKKKG, encoded by the coding sequence ATGATTAATGCATCTAAAATATCAAATTCAGAATGGGAAGTTATGAAATGTGTTTGGGGAAATAATATCTGCACTGCAAATGGGATCGTCGATGCTTTAAGTAAAAATACTGATTGGAAGGCAAATACTATTAGAACTTTAATAAACCGTTTAGTAAAAAAAGAAGTCCTAGGTTACACAATAGATAAAAAAGATAAAAAAACATATTATTACTTCCCTTTGTTATCAGAGAATGAATGCATAAAAGCAGAGAGTGAATCGTTTATAAACCGTGTGTTTAATGGTTCATTAAATGGTATGATAGCTAATTTCTTAAATGAATCCAAGTTATCTGACGCAGAAATTAAAGAATTAAAAAACATTCTTGATAAGAAGAAAGGGTAA